ATATTAATAAGTAGTGAGTGATTTGCGGAGGTGTGTTTTGGTGACTAATAGGCTGCCGCCCGAGGACATCCAGGCGGCCGAGGAAATGAATGATCAAATGCAAGCCCGCCTTGCCAAGAAGAAAGAGTTGGATGAGGCTGGGATTGATCCCTTCGGCAG
The sequence above is a segment of the Limnochordia bacterium genome. Coding sequences within it:
- a CDS encoding lysine--tRNA ligase, with translation MTNRLPPEDIQAAEEMNDQMQARLAKKKELDEAGIDPFGRSFEVTHRATDIIDNFDQLEGQHVRVAGRIMALRGHG